ATCTGAAGTACTAAAAGAAccagtttttgaactattgtgaAGCACATAAAACTAACTAGAGAAACAGAGACAAAAGAAAGTAGCAACCCAAAAACTATGTCCAAATATAGTTTCAAAAGGTCAAGTTTTTCTAATATAGAATAACTTGTAACATGTATAGTCAAACGGGAGCTAAATAGATTGtgttttttataataaagtatTCAAGTTTTAGAtaacaatgaaataaaaaaaattatttagtgaattcaaaatagtaaaaattaaacACACGAAGAAGAATGAATGCAACATTAGTTATATAAAATACTTGAAAAGTAATTTTAATCTTAAATATACATACTAATTTTTTGTCGAAAAGGAATTCGAATGAACCTCCTTACTCCATCCAAGATTTTAGATACTTCATCCATTTcaattttacttgtttaatataataaaatattttttgcaaaaaataaatttcttaaaaagaagaatttttcattactaaaataagaaaaataaatttcacaaatGGCAACTCATACTGTACCCATCCACCTATAGGGCCCCACCCATAGTATTTTgcatattataataaataaatttaaaataagatttgTTTGCTTatttgtaaatataaaaaatcaagtaCAAAAAATgcatttgttaaaaaaatattttccgtATCAACACACGCCCTAAATCAGTTTCATTCGTCAAATCAAGTGCTTGCTAATAATCGAAGAGACAAATAAAAGGGTTTAAAGGTTTCTTCATCCATTAGAGACTCTAAACTACTTATTTTAACATCTATCGATCCTAAGAAAATATACTTTAGTTAAAATATGTATATCTTGCAATTCACAAGTGTTTGGCAATATGCGTGACGTTTTTAATGTTATTACTCTTAGAGTGTCtgattgaatatgaaatttataatattaatttaatttataattgaaaatatgaaagtaacgaatgaaaagagaaaaatatcatatcaaaattaagtcgtgaataatttaataaatttaatatcttTAGAATTAAATAGTCTTAGTTGTTTTAGaatgtttaaaaatattacGTTTGCActagaataaataattatatttagatGACACTAGGATAAACTATTTGAACTTTTCTTGCTTCTTTTTGGAAACAAAAGTTACTGTAGAAGTGCCCACTAGAATTTGTCCAAACAATAGACCACAATTCTCTCTCCAAGTGTATGGTTAAACTGATATAATGTctagtaattaaattataaattaagataTGCTTCTTCTCTATTTTCCATCACATCATATCCTAATATATATAAGCCATGAGTCATCTTTTACTCTAGACCCTTCATGAATAACCAAGTACATACTTGATTCTACCAAAATATATATCACAAACATAATTCCAAACAAAATAGTCCCTTTCATATCCTATATATAACTAACTATATTGTAGTAACATTCTTACCAACTCTCCATTTAAAGTTGTCAACTGCCTTCAACTTCCTAAACTGCAATTCATATTCATAAGCACAAAAAGCCTAAGTAGAGGAAAACAAAATGTCTACTGCTCTTTCTTTGTCTCTCTATCAGTTCCCCCTATGCAAATCCCAAGACTTCTCCAAGGATGTTTACAATCCTAAAATTTCTAGTAAAGAAACCCCATGTCAGAAAACACATTCAGACACCAGAATAAACAGGAGGAAGCTGTTGAGTACTAGTGGTTTGAGCCTTGTAGCAGGGACTTTGTCTAAGCCAGCAAGAGCTGAGACTGAAGCACCAGTTGAGGTAACTTCAAGTAGAATGTCATATTCAAGATTCTTGGATTACTTGAATCAAGGTGCTGTCAAGAAAGTTGATTTCTTTGAGAACAGTGCTGTTGCTGAGATATTGATCAATCCTGCTCTTAACAAAGTCCAGAGAGTTAAAATTCAGTTGCCAGGATTGCCACCAGAACTGGTGAGAAAACTTAAAGACAAGAATGTAGATTTTGCTGCTCATCTACCTGAAAAGAATGTAATTGGACcacttcttgatttacttgggAATTTAGCTTTTCCATTGATATTGCTTGGCTATTTATTGTTGAGAAGCTCTTCAAATACCCCTGGAGGTCCAAACTTGCCTTTTGGATTAGGAAGGTATGCTGGACTGGAAACTTAAAAAAACATGATCAAGATTGAACTTTATGTCTAATGGATTGATATTCTTAACTTGTTTGTGGACAATGCAGGAGCAAAGCCAAATTCCAAATGGAACCAAATACAGGAGTAACATTTGATGATGTGGCTGGAGTTAATGAAGCAAAACAAGACTTTCAAGAGATTGTTGAGTTTTTGAAGACTCCAGAGAAGTTTGCTGCAGTTGGAGCAAAGATACCAAAGGGATTTCTCTTAGTAGGGCCACCAGGGACAGGGAAGACATTGCTGGCTAAGGCGATTGCTGGAGAAGCAGGGGTGCCATTCTTTTCTCTCTCTGGCTCAGAGTTCATTGAGATGTTTGTTGGTGTGGGAGCTTCTAGAGTTAGGGACTTATTCAACAAGGCGAAACAAAATTCGCCTTGcataatttttattgatgaaattgatgcTGTTGGGAGGCAGAGAGGAACTGGTATTGGTGGAGGAAATGATGAAAGAGAGCAGACACTGAACCAACTTCTTACTGAAATGGATGGTTTTACTGGGAACACTGGAGTCATTGTCATTGCTGCTACTAATAGGCCTGAAATTCTTGATCAAGCTTTGCTTAGACCTGGAAGGTTTGATAGGCAGGTAAGACATGagttttttaatgtaaaatatCCAAAAAGATTTCAGTTTCCAGGATACACTTCACTAAcattgatattatatttatattgtaattCAATAGGTAACTGTTGGACTGCCTGATATAATAGGAAGAGAAGAAATACTGAAGGTTCACAGTAACAACAAGAAGCTTGACAAAGATGTGTCTCTAAGTGTTATTGCAATGAGAACACCAGGATTCAGTGGTGCAGATCTTGCAAACCTGATGAATGAAGCTGCCATTCTAGCTGGAAGGAGAGGAAAAGATAAGATTACCTCAAAAGAGATAGATGATTCCATCGATAGAATTGTCGCTGGAATGGAAGGAACTACCATGACAGATGGAAAGAACAAGATTCTGGTAGCATACCATGAGGTTGGACATGCTGTCTGCGCGTAAGTCAGCAATTACTTCTTGCCCCTTTAATTGTTCTGTGGTTTGTTTTTCAACTAACATTAGGTGTTCAATAGGCCATGCCCTTAAataaggtgtctaaatgaaataaCTGAACAAGTTTAGGAGTGAGCTCTTGTGATCAAAAGACAAGGTACTAAGAGTGAGCTCTTGTGCTTGTAGGACATTGACCCCTGGCCATGATGCAGTACAGAAAGTCACATTGATCCCAAGAGGTCAAGCTCGCGGTCTTACATGGTTCATTCCTGGTGAAGATCCAACCTTAATCTCTAAGAAGCAACTCTTTGCTAGAATAGTGGGAGGCTTAGGAGGTAGAGCAGCAGAGGAAATAATTTTTGGTGAACCAGAAATCACTACTGGTGCAGCAGGAGACTTGCAACAAATAACTCAAATAGCAAGACAGGTATTCACTTAAGCACATTTTTTTGTTGCACGT
This window of the Solanum pennellii chromosome 2, SPENNV200 genome carries:
- the LOC107009138 gene encoding LOW QUALITY PROTEIN: ATP-dependent zinc metalloprotease FTSH 6, chloroplastic (The sequence of the model RefSeq protein was modified relative to this genomic sequence to represent the inferred CDS: inserted 1 base in 1 codon) encodes the protein MSTALSLSLYQFPLCKSQDFSKDVYNPKISSKETPCQKTHSDTRINRRKLLSTSGLSLVAGTLSKPARAETEAPVEVTSSRMSYSRFLDYLNQGAVKKVDFFENSAVAEILINPALNKVQRVKIQLPGLPPELVRKLKDKNVDFAAHLPEKNVIGPLLDLLGNLAFPLILLGYLLLRSSSNTPGGPNLPFGLGRSKAKFQMEPNTGVTFDDVAGVNEAKQDFQEIVEFLKTPEKFAAVGAKIPKGFLLVGPPGTGKTLLAKAIAGEAGVPFFSLSGSEFIEMFVGVGASRVRDLFNKAKQNSPCIIFIDEIDAVGRQRGTGIGGGNDEREQTLNQLLTEMDGFTGNTGVIVIAATNRPEILDQALLRPGRFDRQVTVGLPDIIGREEILKVHSNNKKLDKDVSLSVIAMRTPGFSGADLANLMNEAAILAGRRGKDKITSKEIDDSIDRIVAGMEGTTMTDGKNKILVAYHEVGHAVCATLTPGHDAVQKVTLIPRGQARGLTWFIPGEDPTLISKKQLFARIVGGLGGRAAEEIIFGEPEITTGAAGDLQQITQIARQMVTMFGMSEIGPWALTGPAAQSGDVVLRMLARNQMSEKLAEDIDESVRHIIERAYEIAKKHXRNNREAIDKLVDVLLEKETLTGDEFRAKLSEFTDIPFANINSKPIRELIEA